The following are from one region of the Rosistilla carotiformis genome:
- a CDS encoding DUF1592 domain-containing protein, whose product MTPQFIAPNLVVLPSSTVPRCFIAIVLFLAAGLGLENAAYGSDPFEAFLEKHCVRCHGPENEEGDVRIHQLSRDFKSGLDSHHWAEALEKVNSGEMPPAGEPQPTQEEISAFVANLDARLKEGRAARMAARPPVSHYRLSRKEYQNTVYDLLGVRYDPTKPGELNEDTLWHGFERIGSELSLSPSHIDRYYRAAELILDRAFPATSSEPRKVHKTAAELRYGGGKAQQEALDRFGIKRPLRYLLFPGNVQNALSPNWFGRTGPEHSGLYKFRIQASGVRPTGGQPAHLSIGKRTGEETVDGLIEFDITAPEDSPQVYEFEVFLEMPTSLHFCVVATDVVDRRAGAAFRNALSSRGGYIFTHSSETLLLNPNAPQMFDDKGNGIFSTVLLDWIEWEGPLVTESEKSRRNDLVPPDDAAPEVVAAHLQRFAERAWRRPVKTEELEAYLQAYHFEREAGEKTADAFRVAMVGVLTSRHFIYLVEGDPVARERLNDWELASRLSYFLWSSMPDDTLFTAAQAGSLNGEGLKQEVDRMLTDDKIHRLVDDFARQWLQLHRVGMFPPDKKLYPVYDAWLETSMRSEPIEYFREMFAKNLPIDSFIDSDWTMANARLCDFYGLPEPKSDGFQRVALKPEDHRGGLLTMGAVLGLTSDGTRHRPVHRGVWVSESIFNKPPPPPPANVDAIEPNPPKSPKATLRQKIEAHRNDANCAACHARIDPLGLAWDNYDAIGQWRTHEKVAAGLGEDPLVDPSGVLPDGRSFEDSVQFKQLLLEDRDQISRAFIEHLCTYALRRVLTVDDREEVAAIEAEAKKHDYRVKDVIRAVALSNLIRKR is encoded by the coding sequence ATGACGCCCCAATTCATCGCCCCCAACCTCGTTGTTCTTCCCTCCTCGACGGTGCCTCGCTGTTTCATCGCTATTGTGCTGTTCCTCGCTGCCGGCCTTGGACTGGAGAATGCCGCCTACGGGTCGGATCCGTTTGAAGCCTTCCTCGAGAAGCATTGCGTTCGGTGTCATGGCCCTGAGAACGAAGAGGGGGACGTGCGGATCCACCAACTCTCTCGCGATTTCAAGTCGGGGCTCGACAGCCATCATTGGGCCGAGGCACTTGAGAAGGTTAACAGTGGCGAGATGCCTCCAGCAGGAGAGCCGCAACCGACGCAGGAGGAAATCTCGGCGTTCGTCGCCAATCTTGACGCACGCCTGAAAGAGGGTCGAGCGGCGCGGATGGCGGCCAGACCGCCAGTGTCGCATTACCGACTGAGCCGGAAAGAGTATCAAAATACGGTCTATGATCTGCTCGGCGTGCGCTATGATCCCACCAAGCCGGGCGAATTGAACGAAGATACGCTTTGGCATGGTTTTGAGCGGATCGGGTCGGAGCTTTCACTCTCCCCATCCCACATCGATCGCTACTACCGGGCTGCGGAACTCATCCTCGACAGGGCCTTCCCCGCCACCTCCAGCGAGCCCCGAAAAGTCCACAAGACCGCGGCCGAATTGCGTTACGGCGGTGGCAAGGCCCAACAGGAGGCGCTGGACCGATTCGGCATCAAACGGCCGCTGCGCTATCTGCTGTTTCCCGGCAATGTCCAGAACGCCCTCTCGCCCAATTGGTTCGGCCGGACCGGGCCGGAGCACAGCGGGCTATACAAATTCCGCATCCAAGCCAGTGGAGTCCGACCGACCGGTGGCCAACCGGCGCATCTGAGCATCGGCAAACGGACGGGTGAGGAGACGGTGGATGGCCTGATCGAGTTTGACATCACCGCCCCAGAGGACAGTCCGCAGGTTTATGAATTCGAAGTGTTCCTTGAGATGCCCACGAGTCTGCACTTCTGTGTGGTGGCGACCGATGTTGTGGACCGAAGAGCCGGTGCCGCCTTCCGCAATGCGCTCAGCAGCCGGGGCGGTTATATCTTCACGCACAGCAGCGAGACCCTGCTCCTGAATCCGAACGCTCCGCAGATGTTCGATGACAAAGGGAACGGCATCTTCTCCACCGTGCTCCTCGACTGGATCGAATGGGAGGGACCACTTGTTACGGAATCTGAAAAGTCTCGGCGCAACGATCTTGTCCCTCCCGATGACGCGGCGCCCGAAGTGGTCGCAGCGCATCTTCAACGCTTCGCCGAACGCGCCTGGCGGCGGCCGGTGAAAACGGAAGAGCTGGAGGCTTATCTGCAAGCCTACCACTTCGAGCGAGAAGCGGGAGAGAAGACGGCCGACGCCTTTCGTGTCGCGATGGTGGGCGTGCTGACCTCCAGGCACTTCATCTACCTCGTCGAGGGCGACCCCGTGGCTCGCGAACGCCTCAACGACTGGGAACTTGCCTCCAGGCTCTCCTATTTCCTCTGGAGTTCGATGCCCGACGACACCCTGTTCACGGCTGCCCAAGCGGGCTCCCTGAATGGTGAGGGGCTGAAGCAGGAGGTGGACCGGATGTTGACGGACGACAAGATCCATCGCCTGGTCGACGACTTCGCCCGACAGTGGCTGCAACTGCACCGCGTGGGAATGTTTCCCCCGGACAAGAAGCTCTACCCGGTCTACGATGCGTGGCTCGAGACGAGCATGCGATCTGAGCCGATCGAATATTTCCGTGAGATGTTCGCGAAGAACCTACCGATCGACAGTTTCATCGATTCCGATTGGACGATGGCCAACGCCCGGCTGTGCGATTTCTACGGACTGCCGGAACCGAAGTCGGACGGATTTCAGCGCGTCGCGCTGAAGCCTGAGGATCATCGCGGCGGTCTGCTCACGATGGGAGCGGTACTCGGGCTGACCTCCGATGGCACTCGCCATCGCCCGGTCCACCGCGGTGTGTGGGTCAGCGAATCGATCTTCAACAAACCACCTCCGCCGCCACCGGCGAACGTAGACGCCATCGAGCCCAATCCGCCGAAAAGCCCCAAAGCGACTCTCCGCCAGAAAATCGAGGCACACCGCAACGACGCCAACTGCGCCGCGTGCCATGCGAGAATCGACCCCTTGGGACTTGCGTGGGATAACTACGATGCCATCGGCCAATGGCGCACTCATGAAAAGGTTGCGGCGGGCCTCGGCGAAGATCCCTTGGTCGATCCCTCCGGCGTGTTGCCCGACGGCCGTTCATTCGAGGATTCTGTGCAATTTAAACAGCTGCTGCTCGAAGACCGCGACCAGATCTCGCGGGCCTTCATCGAGCATCTTTGCACCTATGCTCTCCGCCGCGTCCTCACCGTCGACGATCGAGAGGAAGTGGCAGCGATCGAGGCGGAAGCCAAAAAACACGACTACCGCGTCAAAGATGTCATCCGAGCTGTGGCCCTGTCCAACCTGATCCGCAAACGCTAA
- a CDS encoding Gfo/Idh/MocA family protein, whose translation MTNLTIAMHGVTGRMGTHQHFVRSILAIMRQGGVRAASGEMIQVTPILLGRDEAKLRHLAEVVADEEIGAQVAWSTDVDAVLTDPQVDIVFDASSTQVRASIVRQAAQQGRAVYCEKPIAVDVPQAMVLAELCESAGIKNGVVQDKLWLPGVCKLRALRDGGFFGDILSVRGEFGYWVFTGHDPDRPAQRPSWNYRREDGGGMMLDMFCHWQYLLGDLLGPIDRVLAHATIDLPERIDEAGNPYPCTADDSAYAIFVTESGITCQFNCSWATRVRRDDLLTIQIDGTKGSAVAGLRDCWVQEMAATPRPVWNPDIPQPIDFRSGWQKLPDTTTYDNAFKVQWELFLRHVAADEPFPWTLRRGVDGVALAEAGQTSSAEQRWVTLGGSPSSI comes from the coding sequence ATGACGAATCTGACGATCGCGATGCACGGTGTCACCGGGCGGATGGGAACCCATCAACATTTCGTCCGCTCGATTTTGGCGATCATGCGCCAAGGAGGCGTCCGCGCGGCCAGCGGAGAAATGATTCAGGTGACGCCGATTCTGTTGGGGCGTGACGAGGCGAAGTTGCGACACTTGGCGGAGGTTGTGGCGGACGAAGAGATCGGGGCGCAGGTCGCTTGGTCGACCGATGTCGATGCCGTCCTGACCGATCCCCAGGTCGATATCGTCTTCGATGCTTCGAGCACTCAGGTGCGGGCGTCGATCGTCCGCCAGGCGGCTCAGCAGGGCAGGGCGGTTTATTGCGAAAAACCGATCGCCGTCGATGTGCCTCAAGCGATGGTCTTGGCCGAGCTTTGTGAATCGGCGGGGATCAAAAACGGTGTGGTCCAGGACAAGTTGTGGTTGCCGGGCGTTTGCAAATTGAGAGCGCTCCGCGACGGAGGCTTTTTCGGCGATATCCTCAGCGTCCGCGGCGAGTTTGGTTATTGGGTCTTCACCGGCCATGATCCCGATCGCCCGGCGCAGCGGCCTTCGTGGAACTATCGTCGCGAGGACGGCGGCGGGATGATGTTGGATATGTTCTGTCATTGGCAGTATCTGCTGGGCGATCTGTTGGGCCCGATCGATCGCGTTCTGGCTCACGCGACGATCGATCTGCCCGAGCGAATCGACGAGGCGGGGAATCCCTATCCCTGCACCGCGGACGATTCGGCGTATGCGATTTTTGTGACCGAAAGCGGGATCACGTGCCAGTTCAATTGCTCTTGGGCGACGCGGGTGCGACGCGACGATCTGTTGACGATCCAAATCGATGGGACCAAGGGCTCGGCGGTCGCTGGATTGCGAGACTGTTGGGTTCAAGAGATGGCTGCGACGCCGCGGCCGGTTTGGAATCCCGACATCCCACAACCGATCGACTTCCGCAGCGGATGGCAGAAGCTGCCCGACACGACAACCTACGACAACGCCTTTAAAGTTCAGTGGGAGTTGTTTTTGCGGCACGTTGCGGCGGACGAACCCTTTCCTTGGACGCTGCGTCGCGGCGTCGACGGGGTGGCGCTGGCCGAAGCCGGGCAGACGTCATCGGCAGAACAACGCTGGGTGACGCTCGGCGGGTCGCCGTCGTCAATATGA
- a CDS encoding DUF1552 domain-containing protein produces the protein MSNYLSQSWLIDRRHALRAMGSLISLPLLECMVPLRAAEKETAAPRRSAFIYLANGVHSLNYQITTPGKDYQLSRSLMPLEKHRQVITPISGLHHPGALSHHHNCISVWLTGGKLGPSDRNTISVDQKMAEVTAQHTRVASMEVAITQDSLAWTADGVRLPAMRRCSEIFASMFEEPKGGKTAQRRALRRKGSVLDANLAEVRRLEKKMGSADKGRMDQYLSSIREAEIRTRRADAWLDTPLPVVSDADRKRTNRDIATTMAGDYFRTVYDLMVLAFQTDVTRVATFSMGGEGDAIAIPEIGITESRHQLSHHGGDAGYMEKLTMYDTFAVEQFSYFLTRLAETNDLNGKPLLDSTMALFGSGMCYGHSHGNANLPLVLAGGSDLGLKHGSHLDFNQSADDFKGYALGSDGALTTAHYQLCSRPANPNAHMSNLLLMMAQRMGVEIDQFGDSNKVIEV, from the coding sequence ATGAGCAACTATCTTTCCCAATCCTGGCTGATCGACCGCCGCCATGCCCTTCGTGCCATGGGCAGCTTGATCTCGCTGCCCCTGCTGGAATGTATGGTCCCACTGCGGGCGGCCGAAAAGGAAACCGCCGCGCCCCGCCGCAGTGCCTTCATCTATCTCGCCAACGGCGTCCATTCGCTGAACTATCAGATCACCACACCGGGCAAGGACTACCAGCTTTCCAGATCGCTCATGCCTTTGGAGAAGCATCGCCAGGTCATCACGCCCATCAGCGGCCTGCATCATCCGGGTGCCCTCAGCCATCACCACAACTGCATCTCGGTCTGGTTGACCGGCGGAAAGCTCGGTCCTTCGGATCGCAACACGATCTCGGTGGACCAGAAGATGGCGGAGGTCACGGCGCAGCACACCCGCGTCGCGTCGATGGAGGTCGCCATCACGCAGGATTCCCTCGCCTGGACGGCGGACGGCGTCCGGCTGCCTGCGATGCGTCGTTGCAGCGAGATCTTCGCATCGATGTTCGAGGAACCCAAAGGAGGCAAAACGGCACAAAGGAGGGCGCTGCGTCGCAAAGGGAGCGTCCTGGACGCGAACCTCGCCGAAGTGCGGCGACTCGAGAAAAAGATGGGATCGGCCGACAAAGGGCGGATGGACCAATACCTCAGCTCCATCCGCGAGGCGGAGATCCGAACGCGACGGGCCGACGCGTGGCTCGACACGCCGCTGCCGGTCGTTTCCGACGCGGACCGCAAACGCACCAACCGCGATATTGCCACCACCATGGCAGGTGATTATTTCCGCACGGTCTACGACCTGATGGTGCTCGCCTTTCAAACCGACGTGACGCGCGTCGCCACCTTCAGCATGGGAGGTGAAGGAGATGCCATCGCCATTCCCGAAATCGGTATCACCGAGTCGCGCCATCAATTGAGCCACCACGGCGGGGACGCAGGCTACATGGAAAAGCTGACCATGTATGACACCTTTGCCGTAGAGCAGTTCAGTTACTTCCTCACCCGGCTTGCGGAGACCAACGACCTCAACGGCAAGCCGCTCCTAGACTCGACGATGGCCCTGTTCGGCAGCGGCATGTGCTACGGCCACAGCCATGGTAACGCGAACCTCCCGCTGGTCCTTGCCGGTGGGTCGGATCTCGGGCTGAAGCACGGCAGCCACCTCGACTTCAATCAGTCGGCGGATGACTTCAAAGGCTACGCGCTCGGTTCCGACGGAGCCCTCACGACCGCCCACTATCAACTGTGCAGCCGTCCCGCGAATCCGAACGCCCACATGAGCAATCTGCTGCTCATGATGGCCCAGCGGATGGGCGTGGAAATCGACCAATTCGGCGACAGCAACAAGGTGATCGAAGTATGA
- the rarD gene encoding EamA family transporter RarD — translation MNEQQGEECDLSTRHERIGAMCAVGAHMMWGFFPLYWHLLDYVPSATLTAYRVIWSFLLLMTLSIAMPRLRRALLQLREPRKLAIYAATATMIGINWGAFMYAVGSGQVLQASLGYYINPLLNVLLGVVVLGERLRPFQWIAVGFAAVGVAVMVMMGSGMPWIALAMASAFATYGLLKKKATLPPLEGLSIETGLLFPAALAFLLLQSPDPGAQPYTPVTWLLLIIGGALTIAPLALFATAAKRVTLTTIGILQYVGPTLQWFVGVVLLGEAFGGSKLIGFLFVWTGVTVFIVGGLQMQSRATRQARQVALAE, via the coding sequence TTGAACGAGCAGCAGGGTGAAGAGTGCGATTTGTCGACGCGTCACGAGCGGATCGGTGCGATGTGCGCTGTTGGTGCCCATATGATGTGGGGCTTTTTTCCGCTCTACTGGCATCTGCTCGATTACGTTCCCTCGGCTACGTTGACGGCGTATCGCGTGATTTGGTCGTTCCTGTTGTTGATGACGCTATCGATCGCGATGCCTCGGCTGCGTCGCGCTCTGCTGCAGCTTCGTGAGCCACGGAAATTAGCGATCTACGCGGCGACAGCAACGATGATCGGGATCAACTGGGGTGCGTTTATGTATGCGGTCGGCAGCGGCCAAGTGCTGCAGGCCTCGTTGGGCTATTACATCAACCCGCTGTTGAACGTGCTGCTTGGAGTCGTCGTATTGGGCGAAAGGTTGCGGCCATTTCAGTGGATCGCCGTCGGCTTTGCCGCGGTTGGCGTTGCCGTGATGGTGATGATGGGCTCGGGGATGCCGTGGATCGCGTTGGCGATGGCCTCCGCTTTTGCGACCTACGGTCTACTGAAGAAGAAAGCGACGCTGCCCCCTTTGGAAGGATTGTCGATCGAGACGGGGCTGCTGTTTCCCGCCGCGTTGGCGTTCCTGTTGCTGCAGTCCCCCGATCCGGGCGCACAACCTTACACGCCGGTCACTTGGTTGCTGTTGATCATCGGTGGAGCGCTCACGATCGCCCCGTTGGCTCTATTTGCGACCGCGGCCAAACGCGTCACGCTGACGACGATCGGGATCCTGCAATACGTGGGGCCCACGTTGCAGTGGTTTGTCGGAGTCGTGTTGCTTGGCGAAGCGTTTGGCGGCAGCAAGTTGATTGGTTTTCTGTTTGTCTGGACCGGCGTGACCGTCTTCATCGTCGGCGGCCTGCAGATGCAGAGCCGAGCGACGCGGCAAGCCCGCCAAGTCGCGCTAGCCGAATAG
- a CDS encoding PepSY domain-containing protein yields the protein MSSSTESATPSSPDDLDNANGESARRVPKKKTRAEKLGRSTVMLLRRIHLYSGIFMFPWVLMYGFSGWMFNHPRMFTADEVTTYRAADLDDGLLTDLTSAQQTAIAVVEQINLQTSESQGPELRITDDRRPLFSGHLEYNVNTPTAKHQLAVNPVTGDGEVRTTLVDPEADDAADNKPDPLAEVYRVEIEPNVSADIQRQIPEVLDQLGLPSNRASLGYRKLSVVFSAEADGIPCIVSYNLADGSVNSVREDDRPQLTKKAFLQRMHLGRIYTPVMEIRWLWALLVDAMFVSMVFWGCSGLLMWWQIKRTRWLGMGLLATSILFATFVGLGMHDQMTSTGPPKKIPANLPTDTKTPGNSK from the coding sequence ATGTCGAGCTCGACCGAATCCGCCACTCCCAGTTCGCCCGACGATCTCGATAACGCAAATGGCGAATCGGCGCGACGGGTTCCCAAAAAGAAGACGCGAGCTGAAAAGCTGGGCCGATCGACGGTGATGCTGCTGCGGCGGATCCATCTCTATTCGGGCATCTTCATGTTCCCCTGGGTGCTGATGTACGGGTTCAGCGGATGGATGTTCAATCACCCGCGGATGTTCACCGCCGACGAAGTCACCACCTATCGCGCGGCGGATCTCGACGACGGGCTGCTGACCGACCTGACATCGGCGCAGCAGACGGCGATTGCGGTCGTCGAACAAATCAACCTTCAAACGTCCGAATCCCAGGGCCCCGAACTGCGCATCACCGACGACCGGCGACCGCTGTTCAGCGGACACCTGGAATACAACGTCAACACTCCCACCGCCAAACACCAATTGGCCGTCAACCCCGTCACCGGCGACGGCGAAGTTCGCACGACGCTTGTCGATCCCGAAGCTGACGACGCGGCAGATAATAAACCCGATCCGTTGGCAGAGGTCTATCGAGTCGAGATCGAGCCAAATGTGTCGGCCGACATCCAACGCCAGATTCCGGAAGTGCTCGATCAATTGGGGCTGCCATCGAACCGGGCCAGCCTCGGGTATCGAAAACTGAGCGTCGTTTTTTCGGCCGAAGCCGACGGAATTCCCTGCATCGTCAGCTACAACTTGGCCGACGGCAGCGTCAACAGCGTTCGCGAGGACGACCGCCCGCAACTGACCAAAAAAGCCTTCTTGCAACGCATGCACCTGGGACGGATCTACACGCCGGTCATGGAGATCCGTTGGCTGTGGGCGCTGCTGGTCGATGCGATGTTCGTCTCGATGGTCTTCTGGGGCTGTTCGGGGTTATTGATGTGGTGGCAGATCAAACGAACGCGATGGTTGGGAATGGGGCTGCTGGCGACAAGCATCTTGTTCGCCACCTTCGTCGGCCTGGGCATGCACGATCAAATGACCAGCACCGGCCCGCCGAAGAAGATCCCAGCAAACTTGCCAACCGACACAAAGACACCCGGCAATTCGAAATGA
- a CDS encoding class I SAM-dependent methyltransferase, translating to MTHRSFLHISLAALFALSVQTSARLEAQQTATEAPASIPLPAGINDNFKDPELNVSEWLDRFEVESREVYAGRKAVLEACAIKPGERIADVGAGTGFYSQLFAKTTGWDGWVYSVDIAPSFLQHIASRATADGIENLTTVLGTDVSIRLPPESVDLVFICDTYHHFEKPMQSLASIYRALKPGGRLVLIDFDRIPGKSREFILGHVRAGKEVFQSEVVAAGFQFTDEVEVDAFEENYLLRFTKPSK from the coding sequence ATGACTCACCGATCCTTCCTTCACATCTCGCTAGCAGCATTGTTTGCCCTCTCGGTCCAAACGTCAGCACGACTGGAAGCCCAACAGACGGCAACCGAAGCCCCCGCGTCGATCCCCCTGCCCGCTGGGATCAACGACAACTTCAAGGATCCCGAACTCAACGTCAGCGAATGGCTGGATCGCTTCGAAGTCGAAAGCCGCGAGGTCTACGCCGGCCGAAAAGCTGTGCTCGAAGCGTGTGCGATCAAACCGGGCGAAAGGATCGCCGACGTCGGGGCGGGGACCGGTTTCTACAGCCAGTTGTTCGCCAAGACGACCGGCTGGGACGGATGGGTCTACAGCGTCGACATCGCGCCAAGCTTCCTGCAGCACATCGCCTCGCGAGCGACCGCCGACGGAATCGAAAACCTGACAACGGTACTCGGCACCGACGTTTCGATCCGCTTGCCTCCCGAATCGGTCGACCTCGTCTTCATCTGCGATACCTACCATCATTTCGAAAAACCGATGCAATCGCTGGCCTCGATCTACCGGGCGCTAAAGCCCGGCGGACGATTGGTCCTGATCGACTTCGACCGCATTCCAGGCAAATCGCGTGAGTTCATCCTCGGCCACGTGCGGGCTGGAAAAGAGGTCTTTCAAAGCGAAGTCGTCGCGGCAGGCTTCCAGTTCACCGATGAAGTCGAAGTCGATGCGTTCGAAGAAAACTACCTGCTGCGATTCACCAAGCCCAGCAAATAG
- a CDS encoding FecR domain-containing protein — MSETKRFETLLAKLLADSLSDGEHRELDDLMLRDPQRLQTYTQQIWFDTLLQANYPTDESSEDVDWQGVFEQADPAILSNRPSRHVSIVAHWRVLAALVASVLLLAAFFLSDSRHTPIAIDDKDAVPRATAVIPSPETPVVAVLLDSEDAVWNEQPIEYGDSLRAGDLVHIDAGLVRLIFQCGAGVVVEGPARLELRSAWEACLHRGKLAAVVPDGAKGFTVLTPDMRIIDLGTKFGAVVDESGHADIQVYEGEVEVISRTPAQGDKPLRLEAYSQSRFSQNASVQPEIKVAGVDSLRSVSVPTLEQLLAARSGEYPPLERSEMLEIASAVTLPVGPMPSSSSIPEGALVGEDFFPEPASVSGESVSHRWILDSRFARVVNLAEPLRWQSMDGGRYAIEIDGRDSAFPSIANRLQTNLSKPITEDFYFSFLGRYQGLDDDDFFSLWFDDCVGDSVSHGGQPNVGIRFGEYFARITAQHSGYHGRPQDNATFFLVGQLRKDAQGRFSDIRLWVNPHSTRLGAPDASARFEEGQRIHSIPYLGIRMGLDTELQDKLLLDRLVCGLTLAEVFPAEAASPATPAEPSDETR; from the coding sequence ATGTCCGAAACGAAACGCTTCGAAACGTTGTTGGCCAAATTGTTGGCAGACTCGCTGTCCGATGGGGAACACCGCGAGTTGGATGACCTCATGTTGCGGGATCCGCAGCGATTGCAAACCTACACTCAGCAGATTTGGTTCGATACGTTGCTTCAGGCCAACTATCCGACCGACGAGTCATCTGAGGATGTCGATTGGCAAGGCGTCTTCGAGCAAGCGGATCCGGCAATTCTATCGAACCGGCCATCGCGTCACGTAAGCATTGTTGCCCATTGGAGAGTCCTCGCGGCGCTGGTTGCCTCTGTCTTATTGCTCGCTGCGTTTTTTCTGTCCGATTCGCGGCACACTCCAATCGCCATTGACGACAAAGACGCGGTTCCGCGCGCGACAGCGGTGATTCCATCTCCCGAGACGCCGGTCGTCGCTGTTCTGCTGGACAGCGAAGACGCCGTCTGGAATGAGCAGCCGATCGAATACGGTGACTCGTTGCGAGCCGGAGATCTGGTCCACATCGATGCTGGTTTGGTTCGGTTGATCTTCCAGTGTGGCGCTGGAGTTGTCGTCGAGGGGCCCGCGCGGTTGGAGCTTCGGTCGGCGTGGGAAGCCTGTTTGCATCGCGGTAAGCTAGCGGCTGTGGTTCCCGATGGGGCGAAGGGATTCACCGTGTTGACGCCCGACATGCGGATCATTGATCTGGGGACAAAATTTGGTGCCGTGGTCGACGAATCGGGGCATGCAGATATCCAGGTCTACGAAGGGGAGGTGGAAGTTATTTCCCGAACGCCTGCTCAGGGGGACAAGCCCTTGCGTTTGGAGGCCTACTCTCAGTCCCGGTTCTCTCAGAATGCGTCGGTCCAGCCGGAGATCAAGGTGGCGGGGGTCGATTCGCTGAGATCGGTGTCGGTGCCAACTCTTGAGCAATTGCTGGCCGCGCGGAGTGGTGAATACCCTCCTCTTGAGCGTTCGGAAATGCTTGAGATCGCTTCGGCGGTGACGCTTCCGGTGGGGCCCATGCCAAGTTCCAGCTCGATTCCTGAGGGGGCGTTGGTGGGCGAAGACTTTTTCCCCGAACCAGCGTCGGTCTCCGGGGAGAGCGTTTCCCATCGTTGGATTCTCGATTCCAGGTTCGCGCGGGTCGTCAACCTGGCCGAGCCGTTGCGTTGGCAATCCATGGATGGCGGTCGGTACGCGATTGAAATCGATGGTCGCGACAGCGCCTTTCCGTCGATTGCCAATCGGTTGCAGACCAACTTGTCGAAACCAATCACCGAGGACTTCTACTTTAGCTTCCTCGGTCGCTACCAAGGGTTGGACGATGACGATTTTTTTTCGTTGTGGTTTGACGATTGCGTCGGCGATTCGGTGAGCCACGGTGGGCAGCCTAACGTGGGGATTCGATTTGGCGAGTACTTTGCTCGGATTACCGCGCAGCATTCAGGGTATCACGGTAGGCCCCAAGACAATGCGACGTTCTTCTTGGTCGGGCAACTACGGAAGGACGCTCAAGGCCGCTTCAGCGACATCCGGCTGTGGGTCAACCCCCACTCTACGAGGCTTGGCGCTCCCGACGCATCGGCGCGGTTCGAAGAGGGCCAGCGAATCCACTCGATTCCCTATCTGGGAATTCGTATGGGGCTCGATACCGAGCTTCAAGACAAGCTCTTGCTGGACCGCTTGGTGTGTGGCCTTACGCTCGCCGAAGTTTTTCCCGCGGAAGCAGCGAGTCCTGCAACGCCAGCAGAACCTTCCGACGAAACTCGATAG
- a CDS encoding sigma-70 family RNA polymerase sigma factor, with translation MNVDVASPCEAQEALCDEQFVASIARSQVPLRAFLRTLLRCDADLDDVLQETNMVLWRKRVEYDPSRTFMSWACKIAHLQTLAYWKKHGRQRHQSLSEPMIAEIAAISAQQAEHANEKLTLLRSCLQQLNETRRRLLQSRYQKQVPVKLLAESQGRTAESLAMELFRIRVQLRGCVERKLDAEVAT, from the coding sequence ATGAATGTGGACGTAGCATCTCCTTGTGAAGCGCAAGAAGCCTTATGCGATGAACAATTCGTGGCTTCGATCGCCCGCAGCCAAGTGCCCTTGCGAGCGTTTCTGCGGACCCTGTTGCGTTGCGATGCAGATCTCGACGACGTGCTTCAGGAGACAAACATGGTGCTGTGGCGGAAGCGTGTCGAATACGATCCTTCGCGGACCTTTATGTCGTGGGCATGCAAGATCGCCCATCTTCAAACGTTGGCTTACTGGAAAAAGCATGGGCGACAGCGGCATCAGTCGCTCAGTGAACCGATGATTGCGGAAATCGCCGCTATCTCAGCGCAACAAGCCGAGCATGCCAATGAGAAACTAACGCTGTTGCGGTCCTGTTTGCAGCAACTGAATGAAACCCGACGCAGATTGTTGCAATCGCGTTATCAAAAGCAGGTGCCCGTCAAGCTTCTTGCAGAATCGCAAGGTCGCACGGCCGAGTCGTTGGCGATGGAGTTGTTTCGGATTCGCGTGCAGTTGCGTGGTTGTGTCGAACGGAAATTGGATGCCGAGGTGGCGACCTGA